A stretch of DNA from Sulfolobales archaeon:
CTTTCATCTTTTGAAGTTCTAATTAAACCCTTTTAACACCATTGATCTAGATAAACTAATCTTGATCTTATGATCTTGCAGCATGATAAACATATAGTATTCTTTAGCATCCTGTCACATCCTGACTATTTTAATACCCCTCAAAACCTCTACACCGCTAATTTATATTGTCGGAAATCATTATTATCTGGTTTGAGAAGTAGTATATATGGCTAGAAGGTGAAAATAGTGAAATTCGAAATTCTCTTCTTAAGCCGTGGAGGTCAGGGTGCTGTCACAGCTTCAAGAATCCTTGCTGAAGCTGTTGTGAAGGAAGGATATTACGCTCAGGCTATACCTGAATTCGGTGCTGAGAGAAGAGGTGCTATTGTTAGAACTTATATGAGGATTTCAACAGATCCTATAAAGACTCATGAAATGGTTAGAGAACCTGATCTCGTGGTTATATTCTCTAAAGGAATTCTCCAGCATATAGATCCTAAGAATTATATAGATAGAGCTTCCGCGGTGCTTTTGAATTCTGAAAAACCTATGAAGATCGGGAGAAAAACCTTCATAGTTGATGCAACTGGAATAGCCTTGAAGCTAGGGCTTGTAATAGCTGGTTGGCCTCTGGTTAATACCGCTATCTTAGGATCTATTGCTAGGATTACAGGTTTTTACAGGCTTGAAACTCTTGTAGATGTTCTTCAAAACTACTTCAGAGGAGATCTTTTGAATAAGAATCTTGAGGCTGTGAAACTCGCCTACGAGAATACCGTGGAGGTTGGGTGAGATGATAAGAGGTGTTATAAAAAGGATCGATTTAGATTCAGATCCTTCGAAGTATTTAATAGCAAGACCTACTAAAGGTGCTGCAGGTAAGACAGGTCTCTGGAGAACTCTGAGACCTGTTGTTGATCTTAGTAAGTGTATTGATTGCGGAATTTGCTTCCTATACTGCCCCGATGAGGTTATAGATTGGGAGAAAGGTTTGAAGATCAAGATAGACTATGACTACTGCAAAGGCTGTGGAATCTGTTCATCGGTATGTCCCGTGAAAGCTATTAAGATGGTTCCGGAGGAGATGTGACATGGGTTCTATGGGGAGGGTCAAGACAGCTCTTATAGGGAATCACGCCGTAGCTTATGCTGTTAAGATGGCACGTGTTAAGTTTATCGCAGCATATCCTATAACTCCGCAGACTATAATAGTTGAGAAGCTAGCTGAGATGGTTGAAAAAGGAGAACTCGAAGCAGAGTTTGTTAATGTTGAGTCAGAATTCGCAGCCTTGAGCGCTACAATGGGTGCTGCAATGGCTGGTGCTAGAGCTTTTACAGCTACATCCTCTCATGGGCTTCTCTATATGTATGAAATGATATGGTGGGCTGCGGGTGCTAGGGTTCCATTTGTTATGGCTGTAGCCAATAGAGCCATAGGACCTCCATGGAATATTCATACTGATCATAATGATATACTTACAATGAGAGATAGTGGCTGGATTATATCTATGGCTGAGAATGTTCAGGAGA
This window harbors:
- a CDS encoding 2-oxoacid:acceptor oxidoreductase family protein yields the protein MKFEILFLSRGGQGAVTASRILAEAVVKEGYYAQAIPEFGAERRGAIVRTYMRISTDPIKTHEMVREPDLVVIFSKGILQHIDPKNYIDRASAVLLNSEKPMKIGRKTFIVDATGIALKLGLVIAGWPLVNTAILGSIARITGFYRLETLVDVLQNYFRGDLLNKNLEAVKLAYENTVEVG
- a CDS encoding 4Fe-4S binding protein, which gives rise to MIRGVIKRIDLDSDPSKYLIARPTKGAAGKTGLWRTLRPVVDLSKCIDCGICFLYCPDEVIDWEKGLKIKIDYDYCKGCGICSSVCPVKAIKMVPEEM